The nucleotide sequence ATTCTGAGTTGTATCTGCAGAACACACATACATGGACCATTATAGTAGCTTTTCTTTCTGTTTACTTAACAAACTGTTTTTCCAGGTTTCTTTAATTAAAACTTACAGCAACTGATGCTCTAATAAATTAAGAAGGTGATGGTTGTACCTTACTGGGCTGTCATTTTCAGAACTTGGGAGGAGTCTAGGCCTGCTAAGAGTCTGCCGATCAACTCACTGCATCTCATTTCGGTGGCAGGCTGGGAGTCGTTTCAGACTTAGTTTTCAGGGTAGCATTGCAAATTAGCTTCATCCATACGAAAAGATGTATGCTGAGCAGTATATTTGCTGCCATCATACATATGTTTTCATGTCAATTTATGGATCTCTGCTTATGGGAAGGAGGCGGTACTCTGCTTTGCGACTTCCAGACCATACATGTCATACACTGCTTAAAGTATGAGGACACGGCCATCCTTTTTCACTAAAAAGACAGttatatgatactccctccgtaaagaaatataagaacatttagatcactactttagtgatctaaacgctcttataatttctttacagatggagtacataaAGATAGTAAATGCTGGTGTTACTAGCTTACGATACAAGACCACAACAAAGACACGAGGATTTCAAACTAAACACAACAGATTAAAAACCAGCATCCAAGCGCAATAGAACAGAAAATAAACCACTGAGGAACCCCTTCAGGAGCAACATAACATAAAATAAACTACTGATGAACCACATCAAGAACGATAAAACAAAAAGTACATTACACAAGTTTGGATTTGAAGCATGAGCTTAGACACCACCTCCTTTGTCCTGGTAAAATCCCGTGTGCCACAAAACATTCCATCGCTAAATGAAGTAGTAGAAGGCTGGGACAACATTATAGGCTAGATACAAAAGCTTGGGCTTTGAAAAGAAGGCAAGACAATTTTCAAGATGGGCACCAACTACATCCAAGAAGGATTGTAGGCTTACTGGCTAGCACCACACGTTGGTGGTCTTGGCAGCCCAAGTTCTAATTAAATGTGTATACAGCATCTCCCAGACCCTTCTCTTCACACTTCAAGCATCCTCGGTGGGGCAAGTCAAAAGGGTTGTCCATTGACAAATCATGGGTACACCTGATGTGTGTGAAATACTCGCGACTGCCACATCTCATTTCAATTCGAGCATCTCGTGAAGCTCTACTGTTGACTCGCAGCATGCTGAGCTGATTAGCAAACCATTTGTGTTGGCGGTGGTAAGGCAATGTGATTTTCATTTCCTTTAGCCCTTTTGCATTCAGAACAAAGAACTTGGCAAAGTTAATAGATGAACCACAGAGGCCGTCATAATTCTTCAACACCACCTTTTTGAGATGGAGCTCAAGGCATTCAATTGGGTCCAGTGGATCATAACTCCGGACATTATTGATAACCTCCCTTAACTGGAACTGGAGATAAAGACAAAAAACACAAAAGAAATTGCCAACAGGTTAGCAATACAATAGTTGGCTAGATTGCATGTCAATCAAGTGCTTAAAGTGACATATAAAgcaagcaactatattttatactCACAGTGACATGCAACCACTCCAAGCGAAGAAAGCACTTGAGCAAGTTAACCACTGCATCCAGATTAGGGCCAGCGGAGCTGAGAACCAAAACCCTCATGCTGTGCATTTGGTTGTCAAACTGACAGCAATCATTTTCTGCAGAACAAAGGGCGGGTATAAGAATAATAGCCAGCACAAAAGAATGTCAAATGCAATTGAAGAAGGCTGCTGCTACCTGAAAAACCGAACTTCCAAGGTGGAATTCAGATATATGTTCAGACAGCATACCCAATATTGCCAGTTTAGGTGTCCTGCCAATTATCTTTATGGTCTTTGTGCCTATTGGATTAAAACGTAGCAATCTCTCAAGGCACGGGGCGTCCTCAATGACTAACTCATGCAGAGTGACACCTCGAATACTCCATTCTGCGCAGAAGCCTAAACTTTTAAGAGTTTGGGAGCTGATGCAGAGGCGATCAATGCCAaaaaccatcatcagctcaaggcATTCCAAGGCAGGGCAGCCAGAGAGCATGCTCTGGAGAACATCCTCCGAGATGGTGACCTTTTCCAGGGTCAGCTGCTTGAGGCACGGAAACTTCAGGGACAGCTGCACAATCAAGTTACTCCTGGGGAAATGGGAGCCGCAGAATTTGGCCACGCGGAGAGTGGGCGAAAAGCGGAACACGGACAATGGCAGCAGGCACAACTTCTCCCAGTTGCTGCCCCAGAACGTGTAGATGAGCTCGAACTCCTGTAGGTTGTCCAGGGCTTTGGAACTAAGCCAGCCTTCGATCTTGTCGTCGTTCTGAAAGATGCGGACCGAGAAGCGGCGTGCGGGGCCAGGATGCTCAGAGAGGATCTTTGTAATCAGTTCCTTGCTATTGGGTCCACCGTCAACCGCGAGGTTCAGAGGAGCGGAGCGCCAGAGCGGACGCCACCGGCGAGAGATGACCTGCGTGCGGGCACCTTCCTTAGTGGGGAGAAGAGACAAGATGGTGCCGAGGACGGCGTCGGGGACGCGGCTTATGTGATCGACGCTCCCCCCATCAACATCATCAGTGAGATCGACAATCCCCCCATCAACATCATCGCAGTTGCCACTCCCCGGCGGATCTTGGTCGTCGACAAGATGGAACTTACGCTTCTTTGAAGCTTGCAGTGCCGCCATCGCAGCAGCAACGGTagcagccaccgcctcccctgtAGCCGTCGCCACAGCCGCTGCCTCCTTCGCGTTTAACGCAGCAGCCGAAgccttcgccgccgcctccttGGCAGTCGCCGCTGCCTccgtcgcagccgccgccgccgccgccgcctccttggaAGCAGCCGATGCTGCAGCAGCCGCAGCCAGCGCCGTCTCCTTGGCGGCCGCAACAGCTGCTGAGGCCGCCGCCTCCATGGCTGGCGGCTTGGTGGTGTGGGATAGGGAACGAATCGAGGGATTGGGGACCGAGGGTTTGTTCAGCATCGTGCTGCTGACCACCGTCCAAATAAATCAACGGTTTAGATTCATCCATCTCGTGAGGGAACAGAAAATGAAATGGACGGTTTGGCGGCAACTCCATGAGGTTTTGGCGCCAACTTACCTGTGTAGGTGCAGCAGACCATTTTAGTTTTTCTTCACGCTTAAGGAAGTCTCACTTAATACTTGGAGCTCCTTTCAAAAAACAGAAGGCCCAGCCTTTTTTGCTTCACGGCTTGTTTGTTTTGTAGTGCTACCTGCTTGTTTAAATACAAAAGACAGCAATTACGTCAGTCGAATTTCTCAACTAGGCCGAAGGTGGGGGTGATGTGACGAATGGGAGCAAGGAGCGTCGATCGTGGCGAGGCCAAGCCAAGATCTCGTCGGAGAAGGGAACGGCGCTGCGAGCAGTAG is from Triticum aestivum cultivar Chinese Spring chromosome 1B, IWGSC CS RefSeq v2.1, whole genome shotgun sequence and encodes:
- the LOC123094578 gene encoding putative FBD-associated F-box protein At5g22720; the protein is MEAAASAAVAAAKETALAAAAAASAASKEAAAAAAAATEAAATAKEAAAKASAAALNAKEAAAVATATGEAVAATVAAAMAALQASKKRKFHLVDDQDPPGSGNCDDVDGGIVDLTDDVDGGSVDHISRVPDAVLGTILSLLPTKEGARTQVISRRWRPLWRSAPLNLAVDGGPNSKELITKILSEHPGPARRFSVRIFQNDDKIEGWLSSKALDNLQEFELIYTFWGSNWEKLCLLPLSVFRFSPTLRVAKFCGSHFPRSNLIVQLSLKFPCLKQLTLEKVTISEDVLQSMLSGCPALECLELMMVFGIDRLCISSQTLKSLGFCAEWSIRGVTLHELVIEDAPCLERLLRFNPIGTKTIKIIGRTPKLAILGMLSEHISEFHLGSSVFQKMIAVSLTTKCTA